A single window of Amphiura filiformis chromosome 17, Afil_fr2py, whole genome shotgun sequence DNA harbors:
- the LOC140137863 gene encoding chymotrypsin-like elastase family member 2A, giving the protein MMELQYKNLLVAFVVATFLPNVLPCWHDQTSPYADKWDANKEVCGTLNDNNKIVNGNSVYSSYTWPWLGFMKRSGNFICTVELIAPNWATTAAHCVDGTVLASQLTVTFGQANRASSGTTRRVSQVIRHHGWSTTSLRNDIAILKLSSAVTYTRRVRPVCMQWPGSEQDDNFDDNCWVAGWGRLSTGGTLPNYLQDKKVNVISNPTCKAKASPYQALIYSNHICVENGPTCHGDSGGPLMCKVSDTQWLLLGITSWGTAGASCGVANKPDVFTRMSSYGQWVTDVIDARGGPGTVTV; this is encoded by the exons ATGATGGAGCTGCAATATAAG aatCTTTTGGTGGCGTTTGTGGTAGCAACGTTTCTTCCAAATGTGTTGCCATGTTGGCATGACCAAACAAGTCCTTATG cgGACAAATGGGACGCCAATAAAGAAGTGTGCGGTACTCTCAACGACAACAATAAAATTGTCAATGGGAACAGTGTATACAGCTCATACACTTGGCCATGGCTGGGTTTTATGAAAAGAAGTGGCAACTTCATATGTACAGTTGAATTGATTGCACCAAACTGGGCTACAACTGCTGCGCACTGTGT GGACGGAACTGTTTTGGCATCTCAGTTGACGGTCACATTCGGACAAGCAAATAGGGCTTCAAGTGGTACTACTAGAAGGGTCTCACAGGTAATCAGGCATCATGGCTGGTCAACCACTTCCCTACGCAATGACATCGCTATCTTGAAGCTCAGCTCTGCAGTGACCTATACCAGACGTGTGAGACCAGTTTGTATGCAATGGCCTGGGTCTGAACAGGACGATAATTTTGACGACAACTGCTGGGTTGCTGGATGGGGAAGGTTGAGTACAGGAG GTACATTACCTAACTATTTGCAGGACAAGAAGGTCAATGTTATAAGCAACCCCACCTGTAAGGCAAAAGCAAGCCCGTATCAAGCCTTGATCTATTCTAATCACATCTGTGTCGAGAATGGCCCCACGTGTCAT GGTGACAGTGGAGGCCCGTTGATGTGCAAGGTTAGTGACACGCAATGGCTGTTGCTTGGCATCACCAGTTGGGGAACCGCGGGTGCAAGTTGTGGAGTCGCTAATAAACCTGATGTGTTCACACGAATGTCGTCATACGGGCAATGGGTAACTGATGTAATAGATGCCAGAGGGGGTCCAGGAACAGTAACAGTCTAA
- the LOC140137860 gene encoding uncharacterized protein, which produces MTVKIKGHMIQQKTTISKRFSLAIGLGHDNHTAFLTFCAYNGSTIPQQNFGEGTQFVYASGKHWPLGEYCIYSMGSMYYKNGKYHWDHGQCPQGLTPGYSTYPFATEIKKNSRISPFSVTKVHINHTKIQYCCSTHGNRNKSIDLPLAIPFYLFPYGNNVCQKVQNMDVRLEYISWPSMEVLEDGTHPYTEGGSKVYYCYYIPKGSGQERSIRAATYGVMFGIPLLTVGVALVFRFRRRWQLRKFRHRRMYAATVDDSTAKVCTATTAPSANRSLFTSLPS; this is translated from the exons ATGACAGTTAAAATCAAGGGTCATATGATACAACAAAAGACAACAATATCTAAACGCTTCAGTCTTGCAATTGGTTTGGGTCATGATAATCACACAGCTTTCTTAACATTTTGTGCTTATAATGGGTCCACTATACCGCAACAGAATTTTGGTGAAGGAACGCAATTTGTGTATGCTAGTGGCAAACACTGGCCATTAGGGGAGTATTGTATCTACAGTATGGGATCTATGTATTACAAGAATGGGAAGTACCACTGGGACCATGGACAATGTCCTCAAGGGCTCACTCCAG GATATTCTACGTACCCGTTTGCTACCGAGATAAAGAAGAATAGTCGGATATCACCATTTTCAGTGACAAAAGTTCATATTAACCACACTAAAATCCAGTATTGTTGTTCAACACATGGAAACAGAAATAAAAGTATAGACTTGCCACTAGCTATACCGTTTTATCTATTCCCCTATGGtaataatgtgtgccaaaaagtGCAGAATATGGACGTGAGATTAGAGTATATTTCGTGGCCTTCAATGGAGGTACTCGAAGACGGAACACACCCATATACAGAAGGCGGTAGCAAAGTATACTACTGTTATTATATACCAAAAG GTAGTGGCCAAGAACGAAGTATTCGTGCAGCAACATACGGTGTTATGTTCGGCATTCCATTGCTAACCGTTGGAGTAGCATTGGTATTCCGCTTCAGACGCAGATGGCAATTACGGAAATTCCGTCATAGAAG AATGTACGCTGCGACAGTAGACGATTCAACAGCCAAAGTCTGTACTGCTACAACAGCGCCCTCAGCGAATAGAAGTCTTTTTACAAGTTTGCCTAGCTAG